The proteins below come from a single Geobacillus thermoleovorans genomic window:
- a CDS encoding succinate dehydrogenase cytochrome b558 subunit, whose amino-acid sequence MAGNREFYYRRLHSLLGVVPVGIFLVQHLVVNHFATRGPEAFNRAAAFMENLPFRYFLEIFVIFLPLLFHAVYGIYIAFTAKFNTRQYGYFRNWMFMLQRITGIITLIFVVWHVYETRVQAAFGAEVNYDMMANIVDNPFMLGFYIVGILSTVFHFANGLWSFCVSWGLTVSPRSQQVFTYITMIIFIALSIVGIRAILAFA is encoded by the coding sequence ATGGCAGGGAATCGCGAGTTTTACTATCGCCGGCTCCATTCGCTGCTGGGGGTTGTTCCCGTCGGCATCTTTTTAGTGCAGCACTTGGTCGTCAACCATTTTGCGACCCGTGGGCCGGAAGCGTTTAACCGGGCGGCGGCGTTTATGGAAAACTTGCCGTTCCGCTATTTTCTTGAAATTTTTGTTATTTTCCTTCCATTGTTGTTCCACGCTGTATACGGCATTTATATCGCGTTTACAGCCAAATTCAACACTCGCCAGTACGGCTATTTTCGCAACTGGATGTTCATGCTTCAGCGGATCACCGGCATCATTACATTGATTTTTGTCGTCTGGCATGTGTATGAAACGCGGGTGCAAGCCGCATTCGGCGCCGAAGTGAACTACGATATGATGGCCAACATTGTCGACAATCCGTTTATGCTCGGATTTTATATTGTTGGAATCTTGTCCACGGTCTTTCACTTCGCCAACGGCTTATGGTCGTTCTGCGTCAGCTGGGGGTTGACGGTGTCCCCTCGTTCGCAGCAAGTATTTACGTACATTACGATGATCATTTTCATCGCGCTTTCCATTGTCGGCATTCGCGCCATCTTGGCGTTTGCGTAA
- a CDS encoding YslB family protein, with translation MKQPPLEDQYQMFGSIALSAFGAELLRHSLLPELLGKDAASLLYWAGKQLARRYPLGTLDDVAVFFERAGWGELSTGEERNDELYIELSGPIIAARFSLYGSCSFQLEAGFLAQQIEQQKRFVTEAVELPPKRDGKARILVKWDRKQAIE, from the coding sequence ATGAAACAGCCACCATTAGAGGATCAATATCAAATGTTTGGGTCGATTGCGCTTTCCGCATTCGGGGCTGAGCTGCTTCGCCATTCGCTTCTTCCCGAGCTGCTTGGCAAAGATGCCGCTTCGCTGCTGTACTGGGCCGGCAAACAGCTGGCACGGCGCTACCCGCTCGGAACGCTCGATGACGTCGCCGTATTTTTTGAACGGGCGGGCTGGGGGGAGCTATCAACCGGCGAAGAGCGAAACGACGAACTATATATCGAGCTGTCAGGCCCCATCATCGCCGCCCGCTTTTCCTTGTACGGCAGCTGCTCGTTCCAGCTTGAGGCTGGATTTCTCGCCCAGCAAATCGAACAACAAAAGCGGTTCGTCACCGAAGCGGTCGAACTGCCGCCAAAGCGGGACGGCAAAGCGCGCATTTTGGTGAAATGGGATCGGAAGCAGGCGATCGAATGA